A single Equus quagga isolate Etosha38 chromosome 8, UCLA_HA_Equagga_1.0, whole genome shotgun sequence DNA region contains:
- the TMEM140 gene encoding transmembrane protein 140, with translation MTLPRLRRGDQLLFLGIMILMVTVIFLLFYALLWKAGNLTDLPNLRIGFYNFCLWNEGTGSLQCYQFPELEALGVPRVGLALARLGVYGALVLTLFVPLPLLLGWCNSNRGEWQLAVGFLAMSSMLLAGGLGLFLTCTWQWVRLSFQGPGFLALGIAQALLILLLMATVVFPQRAEKDKSKLESC, from the coding sequence ATGACCCTCCCAAGGCTGAGGCGGGGTGACCAGCTGCTGTTCCTGGGCATCATGATCCTCATGGTCACGGTCATCTTCCTGCTGTTCTACGCGCTCCTCTGGAAGGCTGGCAACCTCACTGACTTGCCCAACCTGAGAATCGGCTTCTACAACTTCTGCCTGTGGAACGAGGGCACTGGCTCCCTACAGTGCTACCAGTTCCCTGAGCTGGAGGCCCTGGGGGTGCCTCGGGTTGGCCTCGCCCTGGCTAGGCTTGGCGTGTATGGGGCCCTGGTTCTCACCCTCTTTgtccccctgcctctcctccttggCTGGTGCAACAGTAACAGGGGAGAGTGGCAGCTGGCGGTGGGCTTCCTGGCGATGTCCTCCATGCTGCTGGCCGGCGGCCTGGGCCTCTTCCTCACCTGCACATGGCAGTGGGTCAGACTCTCCTTCCAAGGACCTGGGTTTCTAGCTCTGGGCATTGCCCAGGCTTTACTCATCCTCTTGCTTATGGCCACAGTTGTGTTCCCTCAGAGGGCAGAAAAGGACAAGAGCAAACTTGAGAGCTGCTAG
- the CYREN gene encoding cell cycle regulator of non-homologous end joining has product MEALKSGNKKRVLPTWMTAQAAEKRMVPVKTPKRRRMAAVPAAASTRLPAVNTVYCMNEAEMVDVALGILIEDRKQEEPSEQPALAGADKPELSPACSASPSSPGSTEDEDNGNNALPPGHSPSQGPAGSDSGSSKVPEEDEDVLKYVREIFFS; this is encoded by the exons ATGGAAGCTTTAAAATCTGGGAATAAAAAGAGGGTCCTTCCCACATGGATGACAGCCCAGGCGGCTGAGAAAAGAATGGTGCCAGTGAAGACCCCCAAGAGGAGGAGAATGGCAGCAGTGCCGGCGGCTGCCTCAACCAG ACTTCCTGCGGTGAACACTGTGTACTGCATGAACGAAGCTGAAATGGTGGATGTCGCTCTGGGCATCCTCATCGAG GACCGAAAACAGGAAGAGCCCTCAGAGCAGCCAGCTCTGGCAGGCGCTGATAAGCCAGAGCTCTCCCCAGCCTGCTCAGCGTCACCCAGTTCTCCTGGGAGCACTGAGGACGAGGACAATGGGAACAACGCCCTTCCCCCAGGCCACAGCCCTTCTCAGGGGCCTGCGGGTTCTGACTCTGGCAGCAGCAAAGTCCCTGAGGAAGATGAGGATGTATTAAAGTACGTCAGGGAGATATTTTTTAGCTAA
- the LOC124243632 gene encoding WD repeat-containing protein 91 isoform X2: protein MAEAVERTDELVREYLLFRGFTHTLRQLDAEIKADKEKGFRVDKIVDQLQQLMQVYDLAALRDYWSYLERRLFSRLEDIYRPTINKLKTSLFRFYLVYTIQTNRNDKAQEFFAKQATELQNQAEWKDWFVLPFLPSPDTNPTFATYFSRQWADTFIVSLHNFLSVLFQCMPVPVILNFDAECQRTSQVQEENEVLRQKLFALQAEIHRLKKEEQQPEEEEAPVQHKLPPYVSNMDRLGDSELAMMCSQRSAALSQSPRVGFLSSLLPQSKKSPSRLLPAQGPPQAQSLAKKESSSSQTAKGKEPACGPKDGKSLFSGLATGESSWSQHRQRRLQDHGKERKELLSLTLQCAEKKPEASGPEGEPCPELHVEAAETLTRASTAGPDGGGVRPEQPFIVLGQEEYGEHHSSIMHCRVDCSGRRVASLDVDGVIKVWSFNPIMQTKASSISKSPLLSLEWATKRDRLLLLGSGVGTVRLYDTEAKKNLCEITIHDDMPRILSLACSPSGASFVCSAAAPSLTSQGDFLAPDIGSKGTNQVPGKLLLWDTKTMKQQLQFSLDPEPIAINCTAFNHNGNLLVTGAADGVIRLFDMQQHECAMSWRAHCGEVYSVEFSYDENTVYSIGEDGKFIQWNIHKSGLKVSEYGLPADATGPFVLSGYSGYKQVQVPRGRLFAFDSEGNYMLTCSATGGIIYKLGGDEKVLESCLSLGGHRAPVVTVDWSTAMDCGTCLTASMDGKIKLTTLLAHKL from the exons ATGGCGGAGGCCGTAGAGCGCACTGACGAGCTGGTCCGCGAGTACTTGCTCTTCCGCGGCTTCACGCACACCCTGCGACAGTTGGACGCCGAGATCAAGGCGGACAAGGAGAAGGGGTTCCGG GTGGACAAGATTGTGGACCAGCTGCAGCAGTTAATGCAGGTGTATGACTTGGCTGCTCTTCGGGATTATTGGAGCTACCTGGAGCGTCGGCTCTTCAGCCGCTTGGAGGATATATATAGACCCACCATCAACAAGCTGAAAACTAGCCTGTTCCGCTTTTATCTTGTCTACACAATCCAG ACAAACAGAAATGACAAGGCTCAGGAGTTCTTTGCAAAGCAGGCCACGGAGCTCCAGAACCAGGCCGAGTGGAAGGATTGGTTTGTCCTGCCCTTCCTGCCATCCCCAGACACCAACCCCACCTTTGCCACCTACTTCTCTCGACAGTGGGCTGACACCTTCATTGTGTCCCTGCACAACTTCCTGAGTGTCCTGTTTCAGTGCATGC CAGTCCCCGTGATCCTGAACTTCGACGCGGAATGCCAGAGGACCAGCCAGgttcaagaagaaaatgaagttctGCGCCAGAAG CTTTTTGCACTGCAAGCGGAAATCCACCGACTGAAGAAAGAGGAGCAACagccagaagaggaagaggccCCAGTTCAACACAAATTGCCTCCTTATGTCTCCAACATGGACCGCCTGGGAGACTCGGAACT AGCCATGATGTGCAGCCAGAGGAGCGCTGCCCTGTCCCAGTCGCCTCGTGTGGGCTTCCTGTCTTCACTGCTGCCTCAGAGTAAGAAGAGCCCCTCAAGGTTGTTACCTGCCCAGGGCCCCCCTCAGGCTCAGAGCTTGGCCAAGAAAGAGTCCTCCAGCAGTCAG ACCGCTAAGGGGAAGGAGCCGGCGTGTGGGCCCAAGGACGGGAAGAGCCTCTTCAGTGGGCTGGCCACCGGGGAGTCCAGCTGGTCGCAGCACCGGCAGCGGCGCCTGCAGGATCACggcaaggagaggaaggagctgctCTCTCTGACTCTGCAG TGTGCAGAGAAGAAGCCTGAAGCCAGTGGCCCAGAGGGAGAGCCCTGCCCAGAGCTCCACGTGGAGGCGGCGGAGACGCTGACACGGGCCTCCACAGCAGGCCCTGACGGCGGAGGGGTCCGCCCCGAGCAGCCATTCATTGTGCTGGGCCAGGAGGAGTACGGAGAGCACCACTCCTCCATCATGCACTGCAG AGTGGACTGCTCGGGGAGGAGGGTCGCCAGCTTAGACGTAGACGGGGTCATCAAGGTGTGGTCCTTCAATCCCATCATGCAGACCAAAGCGTCCTCCATCTCCAAGTCGCCGCTGCTCTCTCTAGAGTGGGCCACCAAGCGGGACAGGCTG CTCTTGCTGGGCAGTGGCGTGGGGACAGTGCGCCTTTATGACACGGAAGCCAAGAAGAATCTCTGTGAAATCACTATCCACGATGATATGCCCAG AATCCTGTCTCTTGCGTGCAGCCCCAGTGGGGCCTCCTTCGTCTGTTCGGCTGCGGCTCCGAGCCTCACTTCTCAGGGGGACTTCTTGGCCCCGGACATCGGCAGCAAGGGCACTAACCAGGTTCCTGGCAAGCTGTTGCTGTGGGACACGAAAACTATGAAGCAGCAG CTTCAGTTCTCCCTGGATCCAGAGCCCATTGCTATCAACTGCACAGCCTTCAATCACAATGGGAACTTGCTGGTCACAGGGGCGGCTGACGGCGTCATCCGGCTGTTTG ATATGCAGCAGCACGAGTGCGCGATGAGCTGGAGGGCCCACTGCGGGGAGGTCTACTCCGTGGAGTTCAGCTACGACGAGAACACCGTGTACAGCATCGGCGAGGACGGGAAG TTCATCCAGTGGAACATCCACAAGAGCGGCCTGAAGGTGTCTGAGTATGGGCTCCCTGCAGATGCCACGGGTCCCTTTGTGCTGTCTGGTTACAGCGGCTACAAGCAGGTTCAGGTCCCCCGGGGCCGACTCTTCGCTTTTGACTCAGAGGGAAATTACATGCTGACGTGTTCTGCCACAGGAGGCATCATCTACAAG CTGGGCGGGGATGAGAAGGTTCTGGAGAGCTGCTTGAGCCTGGGTGGCCACCGAGCCCCTGTGGTCACCGTGGACTGGAGCACAGCCATGGACTGCGGGACCTGCCTCACTGCCTCCATGGATGGCAAGATCAAGCTGACCACCCTCCTGGCTCATAAACTCTGA
- the LOC124243632 gene encoding WD repeat-containing protein 91 isoform X1: MAEAVERTDELVREYLLFRGFTHTLRQLDAEIKADKEKGFRVDKIVDQLQQLMQVYDLAALRDYWSYLERRLFSRLEDIYRPTINKLKTSLFRFYLVYTIQTNRNDKAQEFFAKQATELQNQAEWKDWFVLPFLPSPDTNPTFATYFSRQWADTFIVSLHNFLSVLFQCMPVPVILNFDAECQRTSQVQEENEVLRQKLFALQAEIHRLKKEEQQPEEEEAPVQHKLPPYVSNMDRLGDSELPVTCRCVCLTRAMMCSQRSAALSQSPRVGFLSSLLPQSKKSPSRLLPAQGPPQAQSLAKKESSSSQTAKGKEPACGPKDGKSLFSGLATGESSWSQHRQRRLQDHGKERKELLSLTLQCAEKKPEASGPEGEPCPELHVEAAETLTRASTAGPDGGGVRPEQPFIVLGQEEYGEHHSSIMHCRVDCSGRRVASLDVDGVIKVWSFNPIMQTKASSISKSPLLSLEWATKRDRLLLLGSGVGTVRLYDTEAKKNLCEITIHDDMPRILSLACSPSGASFVCSAAAPSLTSQGDFLAPDIGSKGTNQVPGKLLLWDTKTMKQQLQFSLDPEPIAINCTAFNHNGNLLVTGAADGVIRLFDMQQHECAMSWRAHCGEVYSVEFSYDENTVYSIGEDGKFIQWNIHKSGLKVSEYGLPADATGPFVLSGYSGYKQVQVPRGRLFAFDSEGNYMLTCSATGGIIYKLGGDEKVLESCLSLGGHRAPVVTVDWSTAMDCGTCLTASMDGKIKLTTLLAHKL, encoded by the exons ATGGCGGAGGCCGTAGAGCGCACTGACGAGCTGGTCCGCGAGTACTTGCTCTTCCGCGGCTTCACGCACACCCTGCGACAGTTGGACGCCGAGATCAAGGCGGACAAGGAGAAGGGGTTCCGG GTGGACAAGATTGTGGACCAGCTGCAGCAGTTAATGCAGGTGTATGACTTGGCTGCTCTTCGGGATTATTGGAGCTACCTGGAGCGTCGGCTCTTCAGCCGCTTGGAGGATATATATAGACCCACCATCAACAAGCTGAAAACTAGCCTGTTCCGCTTTTATCTTGTCTACACAATCCAG ACAAACAGAAATGACAAGGCTCAGGAGTTCTTTGCAAAGCAGGCCACGGAGCTCCAGAACCAGGCCGAGTGGAAGGATTGGTTTGTCCTGCCCTTCCTGCCATCCCCAGACACCAACCCCACCTTTGCCACCTACTTCTCTCGACAGTGGGCTGACACCTTCATTGTGTCCCTGCACAACTTCCTGAGTGTCCTGTTTCAGTGCATGC CAGTCCCCGTGATCCTGAACTTCGACGCGGAATGCCAGAGGACCAGCCAGgttcaagaagaaaatgaagttctGCGCCAGAAG CTTTTTGCACTGCAAGCGGAAATCCACCGACTGAAGAAAGAGGAGCAACagccagaagaggaagaggccCCAGTTCAACACAAATTGCCTCCTTATGTCTCCAACATGGACCGCCTGGGAGACTCGGAACT CCCTGTGACCTGCCGGTGTGTCTGCTTGACCAGAGCCATGATGTGCAGCCAGAGGAGCGCTGCCCTGTCCCAGTCGCCTCGTGTGGGCTTCCTGTCTTCACTGCTGCCTCAGAGTAAGAAGAGCCCCTCAAGGTTGTTACCTGCCCAGGGCCCCCCTCAGGCTCAGAGCTTGGCCAAGAAAGAGTCCTCCAGCAGTCAG ACCGCTAAGGGGAAGGAGCCGGCGTGTGGGCCCAAGGACGGGAAGAGCCTCTTCAGTGGGCTGGCCACCGGGGAGTCCAGCTGGTCGCAGCACCGGCAGCGGCGCCTGCAGGATCACggcaaggagaggaaggagctgctCTCTCTGACTCTGCAG TGTGCAGAGAAGAAGCCTGAAGCCAGTGGCCCAGAGGGAGAGCCCTGCCCAGAGCTCCACGTGGAGGCGGCGGAGACGCTGACACGGGCCTCCACAGCAGGCCCTGACGGCGGAGGGGTCCGCCCCGAGCAGCCATTCATTGTGCTGGGCCAGGAGGAGTACGGAGAGCACCACTCCTCCATCATGCACTGCAG AGTGGACTGCTCGGGGAGGAGGGTCGCCAGCTTAGACGTAGACGGGGTCATCAAGGTGTGGTCCTTCAATCCCATCATGCAGACCAAAGCGTCCTCCATCTCCAAGTCGCCGCTGCTCTCTCTAGAGTGGGCCACCAAGCGGGACAGGCTG CTCTTGCTGGGCAGTGGCGTGGGGACAGTGCGCCTTTATGACACGGAAGCCAAGAAGAATCTCTGTGAAATCACTATCCACGATGATATGCCCAG AATCCTGTCTCTTGCGTGCAGCCCCAGTGGGGCCTCCTTCGTCTGTTCGGCTGCGGCTCCGAGCCTCACTTCTCAGGGGGACTTCTTGGCCCCGGACATCGGCAGCAAGGGCACTAACCAGGTTCCTGGCAAGCTGTTGCTGTGGGACACGAAAACTATGAAGCAGCAG CTTCAGTTCTCCCTGGATCCAGAGCCCATTGCTATCAACTGCACAGCCTTCAATCACAATGGGAACTTGCTGGTCACAGGGGCGGCTGACGGCGTCATCCGGCTGTTTG ATATGCAGCAGCACGAGTGCGCGATGAGCTGGAGGGCCCACTGCGGGGAGGTCTACTCCGTGGAGTTCAGCTACGACGAGAACACCGTGTACAGCATCGGCGAGGACGGGAAG TTCATCCAGTGGAACATCCACAAGAGCGGCCTGAAGGTGTCTGAGTATGGGCTCCCTGCAGATGCCACGGGTCCCTTTGTGCTGTCTGGTTACAGCGGCTACAAGCAGGTTCAGGTCCCCCGGGGCCGACTCTTCGCTTTTGACTCAGAGGGAAATTACATGCTGACGTGTTCTGCCACAGGAGGCATCATCTACAAG CTGGGCGGGGATGAGAAGGTTCTGGAGAGCTGCTTGAGCCTGGGTGGCCACCGAGCCCCTGTGGTCACCGTGGACTGGAGCACAGCCATGGACTGCGGGACCTGCCTCACTGCCTCCATGGATGGCAAGATCAAGCTGACCACCCTCCTGGCTCATAAACTCTGA